The following are from one region of the Corylus avellana chromosome ca1, CavTom2PMs-1.0 genome:
- the LOC132188368 gene encoding CDP-diacylglycerol--serine O-phosphatidyltransferase 1, which translates to MEPNEHRRVRRKDHHAQENGDVSLTSVGEEFDPWTAWAYKPRTVSLLLVGACFLIWVSGVLDPESGASGDLVTSVKRGVWAMVAVFLAYCLLQAPSTVLIRPHPAIWRLVHGMAVLYLVSLTFLLFQKRDDARQFMKFLHPDLGVELPERSYGADCRIYVPENPTSRFKNVYETLFDEFVLAHIIGWWGKAILIRNQPLLWVLSIGFEMMELTFRHMLPNFNECWWDSIILDILICNWFGIWAGMHTVRYFDGKTYKWVGLSRQPNIIGKVKRTLGQFTPAHWDKDEWRPLLGPWRFIQVLSLCIIFLTVELNTFFLKFCLWIPPRNPVIVYRLILWWLIAIPTIREYNSYLQDRNSVKKVGAFCWLSLAICIVELLICIKFGHGLYPKSMPLWLVLFWTSVGGSLLIFLVVWSWQLQRSLGRKRR; encoded by the exons ATGGAGCCTAATGAGCATAGGAGGGTGAGGAGAAAGGATCATCATGCCCAAGAAAATGGTGATGTCAGTCTAACAAGTGTTGGTGAAGAATTTGATCCATGGACTGCCTGGGCTTACAAGCCTCGTACTGTTTCCTTGCTACTTGTTGGTGCCTGTTTTCTTAT TTGGGTAAGTGGAGTCCTTGATCCTGAAAGTGGTGCATCTGGTGATCTTGTTACATCTGTGAAAAG GGGTGTATGGGCTATGGTTGCAGTTTTTCTTGCTTACTGCTTGCTGCAAGCCCCATCTAC GGTCCTTATTAGGCCACATCCTGCAATTTGGCGCCTAGTGCATGGAATGGCTGTTTTGTACCTCGTCTCCCTCACATTTTTGCTTTTTCAG AAGCGTGATGATGCTCGGCAATTTATGAAGTTTCTCCATCCCGACCTTGGTGTTG AACTTCCAGAAAGATCATATGGTGCTGATTGCCGCATATATGTACCTGAGAATCCCACAAGCAGGTTTAAAAATGTTtat GAAACACTTTTTGATGAATTTGTGCTAGCTCATATTATTGGATGGTGGGGCAAGGCTATATTGATTCGTAATCAGCCCCTTTTGTGGGTGCTATCAATAGGATTTGAAATGATGGAG CTTACATTCCGCCACATGTTACCGAACTTCAATGAGTGCTGGTGGGACAGTATAATTCTTGACATTTTGATCTGCAATTGGTTTG GTATCTGGGCTGGGATGCATACTGTCAGATACTTTGATGGAAAAACATACAAGTGGGTTGGTCTGAGCCGTCAGCCTAATATTATAGGAAAA GTCAAACGAACATTGGGACAGTTTACACCAGCACACTGGGACAAAGATGAGTGGCGCCCCTTGCTTGGTCCATGGCGATTCATTCAAGTTCTCAGTCTTTGCATTATATTTTTGACAGTAGAGCTGAACACATTCTTTTTGAAGTTTTGTCTTTGGATTCCTCCTCGGAACCCTGTAATTGTGTATAGGTTGATCTTGTGGTGGCTAATTGCAATACCAACAATTCGTGAGTATAATTCATACCTTCAAGacag GAATTCGGTAAAAAAAGTTGGAGCATTTTGTTGGCTTTCACTTGCTATCTGCATTGTTGAGCTTCTCATTTGCATCAAGTTTGGTCACG GATTATACCCTAAATCAATGCCTTTATGGCTGGTACTATTCTGGACGTCGGTTGGAGGTTCCCTCCTAATATTTCTCGTTGTTTGGTCTTGGCAACTGCAACGAAGTTTAGGTAGAAAGAGGCGTTGA
- the LOC132167471 gene encoding palmitoyl-acyl carrier protein thioesterase, chloroplastic-like gives MAAFSYPASYNIFRCSSNRDNHDHKQKLNNIRIVGASGRSSTKADTLSQMAGVANTFNSISNPVVENGCIAKEELRQNIPTKKQSVDRHRQGIIIEGGVGYRLTVVIRSYEVGPDKSATLESILNLLQETALNHVWMSGLLGNGFGATRGMVRNNLIWVVSRMQVQIDHYPIWGEIVEIDTWVGGSGKNGMRRDWLIRSQATGHVFARATSTWVMMNQQTRRLSKMPEEVRAEISPWFIEKQAIKEECPEKIIKLDNKARYMNSNLKPKRSYLDMNHHVNNVKYPRWMLETIPDEILESHQLSSIILEYRKECGSSEIVQSLCQPDEDGILKDGLRQNNDISLLNGFSLASEILGSFEKLPLRYTHLLQAAGERQNEEIVRGRTTWNRKMPIMPFST, from the exons ATGGCTGCTTTCTCATATCCAGCCTCATATAATATATTCAGGTGCTCTTCCAATAGAGACAATCATGACCACAAGCAGAAGCTGAATAACATCAGAATTGTTGGTGCATCTGGGAGGAGCTCTACAAAGGCTGATACACTGAGCCAAATGGCTGGAGTGGCAAACACATTCAATTCAATCTCCAATCCTGTTGTGGAAAATGGCTGCATAGCCAAGGAGGAGCTTCGACAGAATATTCCGACGAAGAAGCAATCAGTGGATCGTCATCGTCAAGGGATCATCATTGAAGGAGGTGTCGGGTACAGGCTGACTGTTGTCATTAGGTCCTATGAAGTTGGTCCTGATAAATCTGCAACTCTTGAGAGCATCCTGAATCTTCTTCAG GAAACAGCATTAAACCATGTGTGGATGTCTGGACTTCTGGGCAATGGATTTGGTGCCACACGCGGAATGGTAAGGAACAATCTCATATGGGTTGTCTCAAGGATGCAGGTTCAAATCGATCACTACCCAATCTG GGGAGAGATTGTGGAAATCGACACATGGGTTGGAGGATCAGGGAAAAATGGGATGCGGCGGGATTGGCTAATCCGAAGTCAAGCCACAGGCCATGTATTTGCACGTGCCACCAG CACCTGGGTGATGATGAACCAGCAAACAAGACGGCTCTCAAAGATGCCAGAAGAGGTGAGAGCTGAAATATCACCCTGGTTCATAGAGAAGCAAGCAATCAAAGAAGAGTGTCCAGAGAAAATCATTAAGTTGGACAATAAAGCAAGATATATGAACTCCAATTTGAAG CCCAAGAGAAGCTATTTGGACATGAATCACCATGTAAACAATGTGAAGTATCCGAGATGGATGCTTG AGACGATTCCGGATGAGATTTTGGAGTCCCACCAACTATCAAGTATCATACTAGAGTATAGAAAGGAATGTGGGAGTTCAGAGATAGTCCAGTCACTTTGCCAACCCGACGAAGATGGAATTTTGAAAGATGGATTGAGACAAAATAATGACATTAGTCTACTCAATGGATTTTCCCTGGCATCCGAAATCCTGGGCTCGTTTGAGAAGCTACCATTAAGGTATACACATCTCCTCCAAGCTGCAGGTGAGCGTCAAAATGAAGAGATTGTTAGAGGAAGAACTACATGGAATAGAAAGATGCCCATCATGCCTTTCTCCACCTAG